In Silurus meridionalis isolate SWU-2019-XX chromosome 29, ASM1480568v1, whole genome shotgun sequence, one DNA window encodes the following:
- the hax1 gene encoding HCLS1-associated protein X-1, translating to MSIFDLFRGFFWVPGGQREPFFDGLTHEDDDDDEEEGGFDREYLDRFDDAFRFSFSLGPNGMRIEEPQTFGQIFREMEEIFAGLGNFRHDMPSIEAPPQERREERSRDSLRDYMLKKPDDSTRDASRDIEPSSPRDPNVPWRPFHHWTPFSRDIWSDGPRQRQGESKEDSDLDSQVSSEGLDQILSRAPPQPKTRSFFQSVTVTKVVKPDGTVEERRTVRDGQGNEETTVTRSGGPGSLEGRRDDPASPSAGGHGPFSELHDETSMFSKFFGRFRS from the exons ATGagtatatttgatttgtttcGGGGATTTTTTTGGGTTCCAGGAGGCCAGAG GGAGCCCTTCTTCGATGGTTTGACCCATGAAGACGACGATGACGATGAAGAGGAGGGCGGATTCGATCGCGAATACTTGGACAGATTTGACGACGCCTTCAGATTCAGCTTCAGTCTTGGCCCAAATGGGATGCGTATCGAGGAGCCACAGACGTTTGGTCAAATATTCCGGGAAATGGAAGAAATATTTGCTGGTTTAGGCAATTTTCGGCATG aTATGCCCAGTATTGAGGCTCCACCTCAGGAAAGGAGAGAGGAAAGAAGTAGGGACTCGCTCAGAGACTACATGCTGAAAAAGCCGGACGATTCTACCCGTGACGCATCTAGAGACATAGAGCCTTCATCACCTAGAGACCCAAATGTCCCCTGGAGACCTTTCCATCACTGGACACCGTTCTCAAGG GACATTTGGAGCGATGGACCAAGACAAAGGCAGGGAGAATCGAAAGAGGACAGTG ATCTTGATTCTCAGGTGTCTTCAGAGGGACTTGACCAAATCTTAAGCCGAGCTCCACCTCAGCCCAAAACTCGATCCTTCTTTCAGTCTGTTACAGTTACCAAAGTGGTTAAACCTGATGGA ACGGTAGAAGAGAGACGTACAGTAAGGGATGGCCAGGGTAATGAAGAGACTACAGTGACCCGCTCAGGAGGCCCTGGTTCTCTAGAAGGTCGGCGTGATgatccagcttctccttcagcAG GTGGCCATGGGCCTTTCTCTGAATTGCACGATGAGACCTCCATGTTCTCCAAGTTCTTTGGAAGATTCAGAAGTTGA
- the aqp10b gene encoding aquaporin-10b translates to MDRVFKRCRISCDLVRECFAEFLGVYILILFGCGSVAQVTTSENSKGEYLSINLGFALGTTFGVYVSKGVSGAHLNPAVSLSLCFLGRFPWTRLPFYIFSQVFGAFLAAATVALQYFDAIIHYSGGKLTVSGPTGTAGIFSTYPAEYLSVWGGVVDQVIGTAALMVCVLALGDSRNVPAPPGLEPVLVGAVVMVIGVSMGSNSGYAINPARDIGPRVFTYIAGWGDEVFRAGSGWWWIPVVATCVGGLAGSLIYQLLIAAHHPEQELTKTTDNLQELEMDVSEKEFEKPDQVNVTLEQQSEKTHAQMFTLSSGK, encoded by the exons ATGGACCGAGTGTTTAAGAGATGCAGGATCAGCTGTGATCTGGTTCGAGAGTGTTTCGCTGAGTTTCTTGGAGTGTACATTTTAATA CTATTTGGCTGTGGCTCAGTCGCTCAGGTCACAACTTCAGAAAACAGTAAAGGAGAATACTTGTCAATCAATCTCGGATTTGCTTTGGGCACTACATTTGGAGTTTATGTTTCCAAAGGAGTATCAG GAGCTCACCTGAATCCCGCTGTGTCTCTCAGCCTGTGTTTTCTGGGCAGGTTCCCCTGGACTCGGCTTCCATTCTACATCTTTTCACAGGTGTTTGGTGCCTTTCTGGCTGCAGCCACTGTTGCGTTGCAGTATTTTG ATGCTATAATCCATTACAGTGGTGGGAAGCTTACAGTGAGCGGCCCCACTGGCACAGCAGGAATATTCTCCACTTACCCTGCAGAATACTTAAGTGTATGGGGAGGAGTAGTAGACCAG GTGATTGGCACAGCGGCCCTGATGGTGTGTGTTCTGGCTCTGGGTGACAGCCGTAATGTCCCCGCTCCTCCTGGACTAGAACCTGTGCTGGTGGGAGCAGTGGTTATGGTAATCGGCGTCTCCATGGGCTCAAATAGCGGTTATGCCATTAACCCGGCACGAGACATCGGCCCTCGTGTCTTCACCTATATAGCGGGCTGGGGCGATGAAGTCTTCAG AGCTGGATCTGGGTGGTGGTGGATCCCTGTGGTGGCCACTTGTGTCGGTGGGCTTGCAGGCTCTTTGATTTATCAGCTGCTGATTGCTGCACACCATCCTGAACAAGAGCTTACCAAGACGACTGACAACCTGCAGGAGCTGGAAATGGACGTGTCAGAGAAAGAGTTTGAAAAACCTGATCAGGTTAATGTGACGCTGGAGCAACAGTCTGAAAAGACACATGCGCAGATGTTCACATTAAGTTCTGGCAAATAG